The following are encoded together in the Arcticibacterium luteifluviistationis genome:
- a CDS encoding DUF7133 domain-containing protein: MKLTRLPKLGLVVLTLSATLLTDCKKPQTTSVLEITDDLVVGETPSFTKEGYPIIELPKGADTTQAYWKGVNLTPQAPILALSVSEEQKRFVLMDGYKMEPVLAEPQIQQPGAISFDGNGRMYVLELRSYMLTADSEGTLEPTSGISRWEDKDNDGVYETGGMFVDKLVFPRFVLPFGPDAVLTMESNQDVIYKFTDTDGDRKADKKEAFTDNFGRSGNVEHQQAFLYWGMDNWLYSTVNAFRIRWTPDGVIRETTGNNNGQWGVTHDDDGKMWFQGGASGIPSHFQYPIHLGDYDIKRGVGLEEGFDIPYGEPMYIADMQGGMAAVREQEGSLNRVTGAAGNDIYRGDRLPKNLYGQYFYGEPVARIVRQVNEVRKGGLSELQNVYQKEEAEFIRSTDPLFRPVDMTTAPDGSMYITDMYHGIIQEGQWTPKGSYLRAKIEQYQLDKVIGLGRIWRLSHEEIERNKTQPRMFNESSAELVKHLSHPNGWWRDKAQQLLVLRQDQSVVPVLEEIVRSSFKLEPRFHALWVLEGLGALNPKLVREMMADPHYRMRNMALYVSESLYKKGDKSFAADYIKMTNDESVEVKMRALMIAKLFEIPGILEAAKLTLAADASSGIELVAESIINPPETQYSYFGKIDPNHSDEEKVSIAQGQRIYKELCSQCHGAEGRGTPVGDGLMAPSFVDNPNLKGHSDYVVKTILRGLTGEIENKSYEGVIMVPMAENSDDWVASVASFIRFSFDNNASLVTTEDVAKVRKATASQKGAYQYAALKASVPVELKLDSDWKVTASHAVPVRKGGTGKAVGALTFEGWSTGVPQTPGMWFQIEFPEVISVSEIQFTSQGIRQGHWREGLPSIKTHPRQLIIETSKDGKKWTQVFSGEGSHSPNMIRLKESEGKFLRMRQMGRHEKGTWAMSEMKIFGKMKS, from the coding sequence ATGAAACTTACGAGACTACCTAAATTAGGCTTAGTGGTATTGACGCTGTCTGCCACTTTATTGACAGATTGTAAAAAGCCGCAAACCACCTCTGTTTTAGAAATTACGGATGACCTTGTGGTAGGAGAAACACCTAGTTTTACAAAAGAAGGGTATCCTATAATTGAACTCCCAAAAGGGGCTGATACTACACAGGCCTATTGGAAGGGAGTTAACTTGACTCCGCAAGCCCCAATATTAGCTTTATCCGTTTCTGAAGAACAGAAACGCTTCGTTTTGATGGATGGATACAAGATGGAACCAGTATTGGCGGAGCCTCAAATACAGCAACCCGGTGCTATCTCTTTTGACGGTAATGGCAGAATGTATGTTTTGGAATTGCGAAGTTACATGCTGACTGCGGATTCGGAAGGAACTTTAGAGCCAACCAGCGGAATATCAAGATGGGAAGACAAGGACAATGACGGAGTTTATGAAACAGGCGGAATGTTTGTGGACAAGCTTGTTTTTCCACGTTTCGTGCTGCCTTTTGGTCCTGATGCTGTGCTTACTATGGAGTCTAATCAGGATGTGATTTATAAATTCACAGATACTGACGGTGACAGAAAGGCGGATAAAAAAGAAGCTTTTACTGACAACTTTGGAAGGTCTGGAAATGTAGAGCATCAGCAGGCATTTTTGTATTGGGGAATGGATAATTGGCTTTACAGTACTGTGAATGCGTTTAGAATTAGATGGACGCCGGATGGTGTTATAAGAGAAACCACAGGGAATAATAATGGGCAGTGGGGAGTGACACATGATGATGATGGTAAAATGTGGTTTCAAGGCGGAGCAAGTGGAATACCTTCGCATTTTCAATATCCGATTCACCTTGGTGATTATGATATTAAACGAGGTGTTGGCTTAGAAGAAGGTTTTGATATTCCTTATGGTGAGCCTATGTACATAGCCGATATGCAAGGAGGTATGGCTGCAGTCCGGGAGCAGGAGGGTTCGCTGAATAGGGTAACAGGAGCCGCAGGAAACGATATTTACAGAGGAGATAGATTACCAAAAAATCTTTACGGTCAATATTTTTATGGAGAGCCAGTAGCTAGAATAGTGAGGCAGGTGAATGAGGTAAGGAAAGGTGGTTTGAGTGAACTTCAAAATGTATATCAGAAAGAAGAAGCCGAGTTTATTCGTTCTACAGACCCACTTTTTAGACCGGTAGACATGACTACCGCTCCAGACGGTAGTATGTACATTACAGATATGTATCACGGCATTATTCAAGAAGGGCAGTGGACGCCAAAGGGGTCTTATTTAAGAGCAAAAATAGAGCAATATCAGTTAGACAAAGTGATAGGCTTAGGGCGAATCTGGCGATTGTCTCATGAGGAGATAGAGCGTAATAAAACGCAGCCTAGAATGTTTAATGAAAGTTCTGCGGAATTGGTGAAACACCTGTCGCACCCAAATGGATGGTGGAGAGATAAAGCTCAGCAGCTTTTAGTTTTAAGACAAGACCAGTCTGTGGTACCAGTTTTAGAAGAGATAGTAAGAAGTAGTTTTAAGTTGGAACCTCGTTTTCATGCTTTGTGGGTTTTGGAAGGTCTAGGAGCTTTGAACCCTAAACTAGTAAGGGAAATGATGGCCGACCCACATTATAGAATGAGAAACATGGCTCTTTATGTGTCGGAGTCGCTCTATAAAAAAGGGGATAAAAGTTTCGCAGCAGATTACATCAAGATGACTAATGATGAGAGTGTAGAGGTGAAAATGAGAGCTCTTATGATTGCGAAGCTTTTTGAAATCCCTGGGATTTTGGAAGCAGCAAAACTGACATTGGCGGCAGATGCTTCTTCTGGAATAGAATTGGTGGCTGAAAGTATCATCAATCCTCCAGAAACACAGTATTCTTATTTCGGAAAGATAGACCCAAATCATTCAGACGAGGAGAAAGTAAGCATAGCCCAAGGCCAAAGAATATATAAAGAATTATGTTCACAATGTCACGGGGCGGAAGGTCGCGGAACTCCTGTGGGTGATGGGCTTATGGCTCCCTCTTTTGTAGATAATCCTAACTTAAAAGGCCACTCAGACTACGTGGTTAAAACTATTCTTAGAGGGCTAACAGGGGAAATAGAAAACAAATCTTACGAAGGTGTAATCATGGTGCCAATGGCCGAAAATTCCGACGACTGGGTGGCATCGGTAGCATCTTTTATTCGATTTTCATTTGATAATAATGCATCCTTAGTTACTACCGAAGACGTGGCTAAGGTTAGAAAAGCTACAGCGAGTCAGAAAGGTGCTTATCAATACGCTGCTTTAAAAGCGTCTGTTCCGGTGGAGCTGAAGTTGGATTCCGACTGGAAAGTGACTGCAAGTCATGCTGTGCCAGTGCGTAAAGGAGGAACTGGTAAGGCAGTTGGGGCTTTGACTTTTGAAGGATGGTCTACGGGTGTTCCACAAACGCCAGGTATGTGGTTTCAAATAGAATTTCCAGAAGTGATCTCTGTTTCTGAAATTCAGTTTACTTCACAAGGAATTCGTCAAGGTCACTGGAGAGAAGGCCTGCCTTCTATAAAAACGCATCCACGTCAATTAATCATAGAAACATCAAAAGACGGTAAAAAATGGACGCAAGTATTTAGCGGCGAAGGCTCTCATAGTCCAAATATGATTCGTCTAAAAGAATCGGAAGGGAAGTTTTTAAGAATGCGACAAATGGGTAGGCACGAAAAAGGAACTTGGGCTATGAGTGAGATGAAGATATTTGGGAAGATGAAAAGCTAG
- a CDS encoding alpha/beta fold hydrolase, with product MKLFFRKVGEGKPLIILHGFLGSSDNLFTISKQLAAAGFAVYLLDARNHGQSPSSSEHNYTLMAEDLAEFIKDENIVNPVILGHSMGGKTVLQYAQKYDNYEKLVIVDIAPKFYPTHHDKIIAGLNAIPINSLKSRKEAETIFSEYVSDPGERMFILKNIYRTDEGFAWRINIPTLSKELENIGEEIVSTKQIDKPVLFLKGSESDYIKEGDFDVIKETYVNAELIEIEGANHWVHATKPKEFVEAVSNFAL from the coding sequence ATGAAGTTATTTTTCAGAAAAGTAGGAGAAGGGAAACCCCTTATTATTCTTCACGGTTTTTTAGGTTCCTCAGACAATCTATTTACAATAAGTAAACAATTAGCCGCGGCTGGTTTTGCAGTATATCTTTTAGATGCCAGAAATCATGGTCAATCTCCATCTTCATCTGAGCATAACTATACGCTTATGGCTGAAGATTTGGCCGAATTTATTAAAGACGAAAATATCGTAAATCCTGTTATTCTTGGACATTCTATGGGCGGAAAAACTGTACTCCAGTATGCTCAAAAGTATGACAACTATGAAAAATTAGTCATTGTAGATATAGCTCCAAAGTTCTATCCTACCCATCATGACAAAATAATAGCCGGGTTAAACGCCATACCTATTAACAGCTTAAAAAGTAGAAAAGAAGCCGAGACCATTTTCTCCGAATATGTCTCCGACCCAGGTGAAAGGATGTTTATCTTAAAAAATATTTATAGAACAGACGAGGGTTTTGCTTGGCGAATTAACATCCCTACCCTTAGCAAAGAACTTGAAAACATTGGTGAAGAAATCGTTAGCACCAAACAAATTGACAAACCCGTCTTATTTCTCAAAGGCTCAGAATCAGACTACATAAAAGAAGGTGATTTTGATGTCATAAAAGAGACCTACGTAAACGCCGAATTAATAGAAATAGAGGGTGCAAACCACTGGGTACATGCCACTAAACCTAAAGAGTTTGTAGAAGCTGTATCAAACTTTGCTCTATGA
- a CDS encoding secondary thiamine-phosphate synthase enzyme YjbQ, protein MKVFQKEITLNAYSRGFHLITDTILRNIPELKEINTGMLQVFIKHTSASLTLNENWDASVRGDFERHINVMVPEDAPYYEHNYEGSDDMPAHIKASLFGSSVQIPITNGKLNTGTWQGIYLCEHRNADTGRSLVLTAWGV, encoded by the coding sequence ATGAAAGTTTTCCAAAAAGAAATCACTTTGAATGCCTACTCTAGAGGTTTCCATTTAATAACGGATACTATTTTGAGAAATATTCCTGAGCTAAAAGAAATTAATACTGGAATGCTTCAAGTTTTCATCAAACACACTTCTGCGTCACTCACTTTAAATGAGAATTGGGACGCTTCTGTCCGTGGAGATTTTGAGAGGCATATTAATGTGATGGTGCCAGAAGATGCTCCTTATTACGAGCATAATTATGAAGGCTCCGATGATATGCCTGCTCACATTAAAGCCTCCTTATTTGGAAGCTCCGTCCAAATTCCGATTACCAATGGAAAGCTAAACACTGGAACTTGGCAAGGTATTTATCTGTGCGAGCATCGTAATGCCGATACTGGCAGAAGTCTCGTTTTGACAGCTTGGGGTGTCTGA
- the mdh gene encoding malate dehydrogenase, whose protein sequence is MKVTVIGAGAVGSTAADVIARREVADEVVLLDIKEGIAEGKAMDLMQTSSIEGFDTTIVGSTNDYAKTAKSDVIVVTSGIPRKPGMSREDLIGINAGIVRTVVTAALEVSPKAVILIVSNPMDTMTYLTYQIAQEMGISKKRVLGMGGALDSARFRYRLGEAMNMSTNDVSGMVIGGHGDATMIPLTRLATWNGLPVSRFLKSDDLAEVAAKTKVGGATLTGLLGTSAWYAPGAAICQVVEAILRDEQRIIPSCVYLNGEYGQKDICIGVPVVIGKGGWQKIVNVRLSNEEKAAFEASADAVRKMNEALKGL, encoded by the coding sequence ATGAAAGTAACTGTAATAGGTGCTGGTGCAGTAGGTTCTACTGCTGCTGACGTGATTGCTCGCAGAGAAGTGGCTGACGAGGTGGTTTTATTAGACATTAAAGAGGGGATAGCAGAAGGGAAAGCAATGGACCTAATGCAGACTTCTTCTATTGAAGGTTTTGACACAACTATAGTTGGGTCTACAAACGATTACGCTAAGACTGCAAAGTCTGATGTAATTGTGGTTACTTCTGGTATTCCTAGAAAGCCAGGTATGAGCCGTGAAGATTTAATTGGAATAAATGCGGGTATCGTAAGAACAGTAGTTACAGCTGCTTTAGAAGTTTCTCCTAAGGCGGTTATTCTTATTGTGTCTAACCCAATGGATACAATGACTTACCTAACATATCAAATAGCTCAGGAAATGGGAATTTCTAAGAAAAGAGTTCTTGGTATGGGTGGAGCTTTGGATTCTGCTCGTTTCCGTTACAGATTAGGAGAAGCTATGAACATGTCTACTAATGACGTGAGTGGAATGGTAATAGGTGGTCATGGTGACGCTACTATGATTCCTTTAACTAGACTAGCTACATGGAATGGTCTTCCTGTAAGCAGGTTCTTAAAGTCGGATGATTTAGCTGAAGTAGCTGCTAAAACTAAAGTAGGTGGTGCTACATTGACTGGTCTTTTAGGAACTTCTGCATGGTATGCTCCAGGAGCTGCAATTTGCCAAGTAGTAGAAGCTATCTTAAGAGATGAGCAAAGAATTATCCCTTCTTGTGTTTATCTAAACGGTGAGTATGGACAAAAAGACATCTGTATTGGTGTACCAGTAGTTATTGGAAAAGGCGGATGGCAAAAAATTGTCAATGTAAGATTGAGCAATGAAGAAAAAGCTGCTTTTGAAGCTTCTGCTGATGCAGTAAGAAAAATGAATGAAGCCCTTAAAGGTCTTTAA
- a CDS encoding YkvA family protein: protein MSSNNQTDNLISRVLNSIFYKSSLGKASRISKNSKSLLALLKNALNKSKDLGVGGVFDSIRTKVVTIGSLVKAYASGEYRDIELKSLIIMIASLVYFISPIDLLPDFLPFLGYADDIALLTFVLQNMREEVEKFELWEMNKHVN from the coding sequence ATGAGTTCAAATAACCAAACCGACAATCTAATATCAAGAGTTCTTAATTCCATTTTTTATAAAAGTTCTTTAGGCAAGGCAAGCCGAATTTCAAAGAATTCAAAGAGTCTTTTGGCTCTTTTAAAAAATGCATTGAACAAGTCTAAAGATTTAGGTGTAGGTGGAGTGTTTGATTCCATCAGAACTAAAGTGGTAACCATAGGAAGTTTGGTGAAAGCGTATGCTTCTGGAGAGTATCGTGATATTGAATTGAAAAGTTTGATCATCATGATTGCAAGTCTTGTCTATTTTATCTCTCCTATTGACCTATTGCCTGACTTCTTACCGTTTCTTGGTTATGCAGATGACATTGCCTTACTTACATTTGTTTTACAAAATATGCGGGAAGAAGTGGAGAAGTTTGAACTCTGGGAAATGAACAAACATGTCAATTGA
- a CDS encoding Sec-independent protein translocase subunit TatA/TatB, with protein sequence MELATLLFLGNLGGTEIFVIVFVILLFFGAKKLPELAKGLGKGIKEFKDATKDVKENIEKAAKGDD encoded by the coding sequence ATGGAATTAGCTACATTATTATTCTTAGGGAATCTTGGAGGAACGGAGATATTCGTAATTGTCTTTGTAATCTTATTATTTTTTGGTGCTAAAAAGTTACCTGAATTGGCTAAAGGCTTAGGTAAGGGTATCAAAGAATTTAAGGATGCTACTAAAGACGTTAAAGAAAACATCGAGAAAGCAGCAAAAGGAGACGATTGA
- a CDS encoding LysM peptidoglycan-binding domain-containing protein — MPQINTIALAAVVTLLTTNLGFAQSDSIKNAIVPVKQIVIGNKPDKEIKVSNPDTVQKQAKAVFPGSVTVIDKRDSAVFQIIPADEDIIAARVEGLENIMPMPYNEHVKKYIDYFLYKRPSFVKEMLEKKEFYFPVFERYLAQHGIPDEMKYLALLESGLEPTIMSHAKAVGLWQFMSPTAREYGLKINDYMDERMHIEKSTDASFRYLTWLHNYFHDWELALASYNTGPGNLRRAIRRSGKTDYWDLHNYIHRDTRAYVPQWAALNYLMNYSAEHGIFPDPEKTMYPLATENLLLDGPLNLEKFAELNYLDLNTIKRLNPHFTSNDIPSYARNLEIKIPQNTYAYFEDNKDCILDLASVLSDPSDNIASVTDSKGTYHIEKKTVKKYYRVRSGDYLGKIASNNGVRVSDLKRWNKLRSNTIQKGQRLVFYKTESTRIYDAIEPIKTTANQDNKPVLAKNTAAPAEERTNVKVVSSSNKVATTSEKKTEPSSYTNVSKTVKRYHFVKRGDNLTHIARAYGTSISQLKDWNNLNSNSIQKGQRLAYYTTITERVYDNVKVADDGTILVYTVQAGDTLWAISKKYGYSIEQIKKLNGMSSNTVKVGQKIKVKA; from the coding sequence ATGCCTCAAATTAATACAATTGCACTGGCTGCAGTAGTAACACTACTTACAACAAACCTGGGTTTTGCTCAATCGGATTCTATTAAGAATGCGATTGTTCCTGTCAAACAAATTGTCATTGGCAACAAACCAGACAAAGAAATTAAGGTCTCTAATCCTGACACAGTTCAAAAACAAGCCAAAGCTGTTTTCCCTGGCTCAGTAACTGTAATAGATAAAAGAGACAGTGCTGTTTTCCAAATCATTCCTGCTGATGAAGATATTATTGCAGCTAGAGTAGAAGGGCTTGAAAACATTATGCCAATGCCGTATAATGAGCACGTAAAAAAATACATTGATTATTTCCTTTATAAGCGTCCTAGTTTTGTAAAAGAAATGCTTGAGAAAAAGGAATTCTATTTCCCTGTTTTTGAAAGGTATTTAGCACAGCACGGTATTCCTGATGAAATGAAATACTTGGCTTTACTGGAGTCTGGTCTTGAGCCTACCATCATGTCTCACGCTAAAGCAGTGGGTTTATGGCAATTTATGTCTCCTACGGCTAGAGAGTATGGTCTAAAAATTAACGACTATATGGATGAAAGAATGCACATCGAAAAATCGACAGATGCTTCTTTCAGATACCTTACTTGGTTGCATAACTATTTCCATGATTGGGAACTTGCACTTGCATCATATAATACGGGTCCAGGAAACCTAAGAAGAGCTATCAGAAGATCAGGAAAGACTGATTATTGGGATTTACATAATTATATTCATAGAGACACCAGAGCTTATGTGCCTCAGTGGGCTGCTTTGAACTACTTGATGAACTACTCTGCGGAGCACGGTATTTTCCCAGACCCAGAGAAAACTATGTATCCGCTAGCAACTGAGAACTTGCTATTAGATGGCCCTTTAAACTTGGAGAAATTTGCTGAGTTAAACTATCTTGACTTAAACACAATCAAGAGACTTAACCCACATTTCACTAGTAACGATATTCCTTCTTATGCTAGAAACCTTGAGATTAAAATCCCTCAAAACACTTATGCATATTTTGAAGATAACAAAGATTGTATTCTAGATTTAGCATCGGTTTTATCTGACCCGTCGGACAATATAGCTTCTGTTACTGATTCAAAAGGCACTTACCATATTGAAAAGAAAACTGTAAAGAAATATTACAGAGTACGTTCTGGAGATTATTTAGGAAAAATAGCCTCGAATAACGGGGTGCGTGTTTCCGACCTTAAGAGATGGAACAAGCTTCGCTCAAATACTATTCAAAAAGGACAACGTCTAGTTTTTTACAAAACAGAATCTACCAGGATTTATGATGCAATAGAGCCTATAAAAACTACAGCTAATCAAGACAATAAGCCTGTACTTGCCAAAAACACTGCAGCTCCAGCCGAAGAGAGAACAAATGTTAAGGTGGTAAGCTCGTCAAATAAAGTAGCAACTACGTCTGAAAAGAAAACAGAGCCTTCTTCTTATACCAATGTTAGTAAAACAGTTAAGAGATATCACTTTGTTAAAAGAGGTGATAACCTTACGCATATTGCTAGAGCTTATGGCACCAGCATTTCCCAACTTAAAGACTGGAACAACTTAAACTCAAACAGCATCCAAAAAGGACAAAGATTAGCTTATTACACTACCATTACTGAAAGAGTTTATGACAATGTAAAAGTGGCTGATGATGGCACTATTTTAGTTTATACAGTTCAAGCTGGAGATACCCTTTGGGCAATTTCCAAAAAATACGGATACTCAATAGAGCAAATAAAGAAGCTTAATGGAATGTCTAGTAATACTGTTAAAGTAGGTCAAAAGATAAAAGTGAAAGCATAA
- a CDS encoding threonine ammonia-lyase: MTTYSFPSKQELLDSHERIKPFINKTSLLTNEKINKQLGLEVYFKCENEQKIGAFKARGGINAILLLSQEEINKGLVTHSSGNHAQAVAYAGNIRKTKTWVVMPETAPSIKIKKVKELGAEVIFCKNTPHDRQTAADKIVSEHGAIFIHPFDNHNVIMGQATVAKEILEEIPEIDSIIPPVGGGGLLSGTGLSAAYFSKKCTVYAAEPEGAADAILSFKSGKVEHAPYVKTIADGLQTHLSERTLEIIRTYVKAVFLVSEEEILQALNLIYKHLKIIVEPSAAVSFAALIKHKDTFKGKKVAVVLTGGNLDEKLIPKYLNK, encoded by the coding sequence ATGACCACATACTCATTTCCAAGCAAACAAGAGTTACTTGATTCACATGAAAGAATCAAGCCTTTTATTAATAAAACATCTCTGCTGACAAATGAAAAAATCAATAAACAGTTAGGCTTAGAAGTATATTTCAAATGTGAAAACGAACAGAAAATAGGAGCATTCAAAGCTCGTGGTGGCATTAACGCCATATTACTTTTAAGTCAAGAAGAAATTAACAAGGGTCTAGTTACCCATTCATCAGGAAACCATGCTCAAGCCGTGGCTTATGCAGGCAATATCAGGAAAACCAAAACCTGGGTAGTTATGCCAGAAACAGCTCCCAGTATTAAAATAAAAAAAGTAAAGGAGTTGGGTGCAGAAGTGATTTTCTGTAAAAATACGCCACATGACCGGCAAACTGCAGCCGACAAAATAGTGTCAGAACATGGAGCTATTTTCATACACCCGTTCGACAATCATAATGTAATTATGGGTCAGGCTACCGTTGCCAAAGAAATATTAGAAGAAATACCTGAAATAGATTCTATAATTCCACCCGTAGGCGGTGGCGGCTTACTTAGTGGCACTGGACTTTCCGCGGCTTACTTTAGTAAGAAGTGCACTGTATATGCTGCAGAACCAGAAGGAGCTGCCGATGCCATTCTCTCATTTAAGTCAGGAAAAGTAGAGCATGCTCCATACGTAAAAACCATAGCCGATGGCCTACAGACACACTTAAGCGAAAGAACTCTTGAAATAATAAGAACATATGTCAAGGCTGTTTTCTTAGTTAGTGAGGAGGAGATATTACAAGCCTTAAATCTTATTTACAAGCATTTGAAAATAATAGTAGAGCCATCTGCAGCTGTGTCTTTTGCGGCTTTAATAAAGCACAAAGATACTTTTAAAGGCAAAAAAGTGGCTGTGGTATTAACGGGAGGTAACCTTGATGAAAA